One Parcubacteria group bacterium DNA window includes the following coding sequences:
- the rplS gene encoding 50S ribosomal protein L19 has protein sequence MTTITFSPVNIKERKKIDIRSGDTIRVWVKLKEGDKTRLQAFEGLVIARKHGAESGATFTVRKIASGVGVEKIFPLYSPTIDKIEILSRSKTRRAKLYYVREKTAKDTRRKMKRFSDFATVKYQEMVPTEAMEEEVVTAEAPAEEVKAEAAEPAKKE, from the coding sequence ATGACTACTATTACTTTTTCCCCCGTTAATATTAAAGAGCGAAAAAAGATCGACATCCGCTCCGGCGACACGATCCGGGTGTGGGTTAAGCTCAAAGAAGGGGACAAAACTCGTCTCCAGGCCTTCGAGGGTCTCGTCATTGCACGCAAGCACGGCGCAGAGTCGGGCGCTACCTTTACGGTGCGCAAGATTGCGAGTGGTGTCGGCGTAGAGAAGATTTTTCCTTTATACTCTCCAACGATTGATAAGATTGAGATCCTCAGCCGTTCAAAGACGCGACGCGCCAAACTCTATTATGTTCGCGAAAAGACAGCAAAGGATACCCGTCGCAAGATGAAGCGCTTCTCCGATTTCGCAACCGTCAAATATCAAGAGATGGTACCCACAGAAGCCATGGAAGAAGAAGTGGTAACCGCGGAAGCTCCGGCAGAAGAAGTCAAAGCAGAGGCCGCAGAACCAGCAAAGAAGGAGTAA
- a CDS encoding RluA family pseudouridine synthase: MPIAIVYEDEYIVAVNKPAGLLVHSPSKKSSEETVVTWIEERYPEIGKVGEPFVLPDGAIINRPGIVHRLDKDTSGILLIAKTQDAYLALKKQFQEREIEKEYRAIVYGNVSKKEGVIDTPIARSKRDYRRRKVGVDGREAKTLYRTLGTSEAYSYMALFPKTGRTHQLRVHLKSIEHPILCDPLYAPRRECPGEMGRLALHALGLSLTHPNGTRMRLEAPLPEEFARFVHAQFPGLQSRG; encoded by the coding sequence ATGCCCATAGCAATTGTGTATGAAGATGAGTATATTGTTGCGGTGAACAAACCGGCGGGTTTACTCGTGCACTCGCCATCAAAAAAGAGTAGCGAAGAAACAGTTGTTACCTGGATCGAGGAGAGGTATCCAGAGATCGGGAAAGTCGGAGAGCCCTTTGTCTTGCCCGACGGCGCCATTATCAATCGCCCCGGTATTGTGCACCGACTCGACAAAGACACCTCCGGCATCTTGCTTATCGCAAAAACGCAAGACGCATACCTCGCACTGAAGAAACAATTTCAAGAGCGAGAGATAGAAAAAGAATATCGTGCCATTGTGTACGGCAATGTGAGTAAGAAAGAGGGCGTCATCGACACCCCCATTGCTCGAAGCAAAAGAGATTATCGAAGGAGGAAAGTCGGCGTAGACGGGCGTGAAGCAAAGACGCTCTACCGAACACTCGGTACCTCTGAAGCCTATTCGTATATGGCGCTTTTCCCCAAAACGGGTCGTACGCACCAGCTGCGTGTCCACCTGAAGTCGATTGAGCACCCCATACTTTGTGATCCGCTCTATGCGCCAAGACGCGAGTGCCCAGGAGAGATGGGTCGTCTCGCGCTTCACGCCTTAGGGCTTTCGTTAACGCACCCAAACGGCACCCGTATGCGCCTCGAAGCGCCTCTGCCTGAGGAATTTGCGCGGTTCGTACATGCCCAATTCCCAGGGTTGCAAAGCCGCGGATAA
- the uppS gene encoding di-trans,poly-cis-decaprenylcistransferase, which produces MIPQSIGIIMDGNRRWAEEHGLPVFEGHRRGYEKLKEVVSWAREAGIGTLIFYAFSTENWNRAQNEVEYLMRLFETALKEEFGQLQKENARIVCIGERERLPQNIQTLVRDLEEKTKNNTAITVAVAISYGGRKEIVEAARKASAEGLGFTEETFAKHLWTNNLPDPDAIIRTGGEQRLSNFLPWQSVYSELFFVDSYWPDFSKEEFDAILKEFPERSRRRGK; this is translated from the coding sequence ATGATTCCCCAAAGCATTGGTATTATTATGGATGGCAATCGCCGCTGGGCAGAGGAGCATGGTCTCCCTGTCTTTGAAGGGCATCGTCGTGGTTACGAAAAGTTGAAAGAGGTGGTTTCGTGGGCGCGAGAGGCGGGTATCGGAACACTCATTTTTTATGCTTTTTCGACAGAGAACTGGAATCGCGCGCAGAACGAGGTCGAGTATCTCATGCGGCTCTTTGAGACTGCTCTCAAAGAGGAGTTTGGTCAACTGCAAAAAGAAAACGCGCGCATCGTGTGCATAGGCGAGCGAGAGCGACTTCCGCAGAACATCCAAACGCTCGTGCGCGACCTGGAGGAGAAGACAAAAAACAATACAGCGATTACCGTTGCTGTCGCAATCTCATACGGCGGACGCAAGGAGATTGTCGAGGCCGCACGCAAGGCCTCTGCCGAAGGTCTAGGGTTTACCGAAGAAACATTCGCGAAGCATCTCTGGACCAACAATCTTCCCGATCCAGACGCTATTATTCGCACGGGCGGCGAACAGCGACTTTCGAACTTCCTCCCATGGCAGTCGGTGTATAGCGAGCTCTTCTTTGTCGACAGCTATTGGCCCGATTTTTCGAAAGAAGAATTTGATGCTATTTTAAAAGAGTTTCCCGAACGCTCGCGTCGGCGCGGCAAGTAA
- a CDS encoding acylphosphatase, with the protein MKKEIEAKITGRVQLVMFRDFVQRKSRGLSLLGFVQNIKDGSVYVVAQGDEESLAKLVEHLHKGSLLSRVDNVKVAWRSPTQEFRGFTIVY; encoded by the coding sequence ATGAAAAAAGAAATTGAAGCAAAAATAACGGGCAGGGTGCAATTGGTGATGTTCCGTGATTTTGTGCAACGCAAATCACGCGGACTCTCTCTTCTCGGTTTTGTACAAAATATCAAAGATGGTTCTGTCTATGTTGTGGCGCAGGGAGACGAAGAAAGCCTCGCGAAACTTGTTGAGCATCTCCACAAAGGTTCGCTACTCTCGCGCGTGGATAATGTTAAGGTCGCCTGGCGTTCCCCAACACAGGAGTTTCGAGGATTTACCATAGTATATTAA